The Antarcticibacterium sp. 1MA-6-2 genome has a window encoding:
- the serA gene encoding phosphoglycerate dehydrogenase, with product MENNRHFVIDFDSTFTKVEALDVLGEISLANDKEKKEKLKQIEDLTDLGMKGEISFRESLVKRLDLLQANRDHLDPLIENLKDKVSQSFIRNREFFKDNCDNVYIVSNGFREFIVPIVEEYGVKGENVFANTFEYNEEGKITGFDYNNVLSSNNGKVEKLKELNLQGDVYVIGDGYTDYEIKASGLANKFYAFTENVEREKVLAKADHITPSLDEFLFLHNMNKAISYPKNRINVLLLENVHPDALRKMKEEGYNVTTHPGAMDEEELAERIKDVSVIGIRSKTHLTKKVLDKANRLIAVGAFCIGTNQIDLEECLKKGVAVFNAPYSNTRSVVELAIGEIILLMRNLPDKIKLMHEGKWDKSASNSFEIRGKKLGIVGYGNIGAQLSVVAESIGFDVYYFDVEEKLPLGNVTKCNTLKELLNKVDIVTLHVDGRKENKNLIDEEKFDQMKEGVIFLNLSRGHVVDIVALKKNIESGKVLGAGIDVFPSEPKTNNEEFASELRGLPNVILTPHIGGSTLEAQENIGNFVPAKIMEYINTGSTTNSVNFPNLQLPVLKNAHRLIHIHQNVPGILAEINRILAGHDINIVGQYLKTNETIGYVITDINKEYDKTVIGDLRKLKGTIRFRVLY from the coding sequence ATGGAAAATAACCGACATTTTGTAATTGATTTTGATAGCACTTTTACGAAAGTTGAAGCTCTGGATGTTCTTGGAGAAATTTCTCTTGCAAATGATAAAGAAAAGAAGGAGAAATTAAAACAAATTGAGGATTTGACCGATCTTGGAATGAAAGGTGAAATATCTTTTAGAGAATCTCTCGTAAAACGGCTGGATTTACTACAGGCGAATAGAGATCACCTGGATCCTCTCATTGAAAACCTTAAAGACAAAGTTTCCCAGTCCTTCATTCGTAATCGTGAATTCTTTAAAGATAATTGCGACAATGTTTATATAGTTTCCAATGGCTTTAGAGAATTTATTGTCCCTATTGTAGAAGAGTATGGAGTAAAAGGAGAAAATGTTTTTGCGAACACCTTTGAGTACAATGAAGAGGGAAAAATCACGGGATTTGATTATAACAATGTTTTATCTTCAAACAACGGTAAAGTTGAAAAATTAAAAGAGCTTAATCTTCAGGGTGATGTATACGTGATAGGCGATGGGTATACAGACTATGAAATAAAAGCCTCCGGACTTGCCAATAAATTTTATGCATTTACTGAAAATGTGGAGCGGGAAAAAGTACTCGCAAAAGCAGATCATATAACTCCCAGTCTTGATGAATTTCTTTTTTTACACAATATGAACAAAGCCATTTCTTACCCAAAAAACAGAATTAATGTTTTATTGCTTGAAAACGTACATCCCGATGCTTTAAGAAAAATGAAAGAGGAAGGATATAATGTTACTACTCATCCGGGAGCTATGGATGAAGAGGAACTGGCAGAGCGAATTAAGGATGTTTCAGTAATTGGTATTAGATCCAAGACCCATCTTACCAAAAAAGTATTAGATAAAGCCAACAGGCTTATTGCCGTAGGAGCTTTTTGTATTGGAACAAACCAAATAGATCTCGAAGAATGTCTTAAGAAGGGCGTGGCAGTTTTTAATGCTCCTTATAGTAATACACGATCTGTAGTTGAGCTGGCTATAGGTGAGATTATTCTGCTTATGCGTAACCTTCCTGATAAAATCAAGTTGATGCACGAAGGTAAGTGGGACAAATCTGCAAGTAATAGTTTTGAAATACGTGGTAAGAAATTAGGAATTGTAGGCTATGGTAACATTGGAGCACAACTCTCTGTGGTTGCAGAATCTATTGGTTTTGATGTTTATTATTTTGATGTTGAGGAAAAGTTGCCATTAGGAAATGTTACCAAATGCAATACATTAAAAGAATTACTTAATAAAGTAGACATTGTTACCCTACACGTAGATGGAAGGAAAGAAAATAAAAACCTCATTGACGAGGAAAAATTTGACCAGATGAAAGAGGGGGTTATCTTCCTTAATTTAAGCCGTGGTCACGTGGTAGATATTGTAGCTCTTAAGAAAAATATTGAAAGCGGAAAAGTTTTAGGAGCAGGAATAGACGTTTTCCCGAGTGAGCCAAAAACGAATAATGAAGAATTTGCATCAGAACTTCGTGGACTGCCAAATGTAATTCTTACTCCACACATAGGAGGAAGTACCCTGGAAGCTCAGGAAAATATTGGGAATTTTGTTCCTGCGAAGATTATGGAATATATTAATACAGGAAGTACCACCAACAGTGTTAACTTTCCAAATCTGCAACTTCCGGTTTTAAAGAATGCTCACCGCCTAATCCATATACATCAAAATGTACCCGGTATTTTGGCTGAGATAAACCGTATCCTGGCTGGTCATGATATCAACATAGTGGGCCAATACCTTAAAACAAATGAAACTATTGGATATGTAATTACCGATATTAACAAGGAATACGACAAAACAGTTATAGGTGATCTAAGGAAATTAAAAGGAACAATACGTTTTAGAGTATTGTACTAG
- a CDS encoding dienelactone hydrolase family protein has protein sequence MQPLKKLPNKCKALSKTFDYKIYEGAGHAFMKRAHQPDASEANEKAHDAAWNRFLELLK, from the coding sequence ATGCAACCATTGAAAAAACTTCCCAACAAATGCAAGGCGCTAAGCAAAACCTTCGACTATAAAATTTACGAAGGAGCCGGGCACGCTTTTATGAAAAGAGCACATCAACCGGATGCCAGTGAGGCAAACGAAAAAGCACATGATGCTGCGTGGAATCGATTTTTAGAGCTTTTAAAATAA
- a CDS encoding universal stress protein, with the protein MKKIVYATDFSENSVAALRYTYELGKLLKKDVIVLHTFNPDDLSSARTPSEKKEIISHHTRRLQKFCSLNLQENFENLDLSLAVVKGENVCREIIKFTRDIDVLMVVTKLLWLRNC; encoded by the coding sequence ATGAAAAAAATAGTTTATGCTACAGATTTTTCAGAAAATTCTGTTGCTGCTTTAAGATACACTTATGAACTGGGGAAGCTTCTAAAAAAAGATGTTATTGTCCTGCATACTTTTAATCCTGATGATCTTTCTTCTGCGAGAACTCCTTCAGAAAAAAAGGAAATTATTTCTCACCATACCCGGAGGCTTCAAAAATTTTGTAGCCTGAACCTTCAGGAAAATTTCGAGAATCTGGATCTTTCGCTTGCAGTAGTAAAAGGAGAAAATGTTTGTCGGGAAATAATTAAATTCACAAGAGACATAGATGTGCTTATGGTAGTCACTAAGCTCCTGTGGCTCAGGAACTGTTAA
- a CDS encoding MFS transporter, whose translation MSGWLVSRFDSRQPLLISFLFFSIALVFIGFAENLLMMVLSIGMFSFSMRILNISMNTQSLTLQKFYEKRIIGSFHGLWSAGGLFGVGCSTLMIHYNVSMETHLAIIGGFFLLAAGIAYQNLLKKDRAKSGNKLQLKNPDKFILYLGIMIFFAAVCEGGMFDWSGVFFKEVVKEDTFTLGYFIFMLFMAISRFFSDRLIDSLGMQNMFILSASIISMGILLMVFFPVFWLKQL comes from the coding sequence ATTTCTGGCTGGCTCGTTTCCAGGTTTGACAGTCGACAGCCATTATTAATCTCCTTTTTATTTTTTTCCATTGCACTTGTTTTCATTGGGTTTGCTGAAAATCTCCTGATGATGGTTCTCTCCATAGGCATGTTTTCCTTTTCCATGAGAATCCTGAATATTTCTATGAACACCCAATCTTTAACGCTTCAAAAATTTTATGAAAAAAGAATTATCGGGAGTTTCCATGGTTTATGGAGTGCGGGTGGACTCTTTGGGGTTGGCTGCTCAACTTTAATGATTCATTACAATGTTTCCATGGAAACACATCTCGCTATAATAGGAGGATTCTTTCTTCTGGCAGCAGGAATTGCATATCAAAATCTTTTAAAAAAAGACAGGGCAAAAAGTGGAAATAAATTACAATTAAAAAATCCCGATAAGTTTATTCTCTACCTGGGTATCATGATATTTTTTGCAGCAGTTTGTGAGGGTGGAATGTTTGATTGGAGTGGGGTGTTTTTTAAAGAGGTGGTGAAGGAAGATACCTTTACGTTAGGCTATTTTATATTTATGTTATTTATGGCAATTTCCAGGTTTTTTTCTGACAGGTTAATTGACAGCCTGGGAATGCAAAATATGTTCATTTTAAGTGCCTCTATAATTTCAATGGGTATTTTGCTAATGGTATTTTTTCCTGTTTTTTGGCTTAAGCAATTATAG
- a CDS encoding bifunctional alpha,alpha-trehalose-phosphate synthase (UDP-forming)/trehalose-phosphatase, translating into MSKTIIISNRLPLQVSIKNDKLEVVPSVGGLATGLKSFHRDGKSVWIGWSGLTKEEIPEDLLPQVQEKAKEEACIAVNFSEEEIEGFYYGFSNRSIWPLFHYFMEYTEWDSEKWEVYKSVNQKYADVVIENYEEGDLIWVHDYQLLLVPQMIRDKEPGATIGFFNHIPFPSYEVFRTMPWREEVLKGMLGANLIGFHTFDYERHFLSAVSRILRHQIEFNEVSLPDRLVKVESFPMGIDYDKFEQAALTNQEQSAERESDLQQRLNHHRNKAPDSKLILSIDRLDYTKGIAHRIRAFEYFLEKYPQYLENIRLVMLAVPSRSDVPQYQILKKEVDELVGRINGKFATVNWIPIWYFYRSMPFENLIDLYTTCNIALLTPIRDGMNLVAKEYIATRTDKTGVLILSEMAGAAHEMNEALIINPNNFEQIADTIHQAIQMPQDEQIRRNTILQKRLKRYSVEKWAADFMKALEKTKETKPAYKAVRISENIENNILERFTKSRSRIFYLDYDGTLVDFVDKPENAKPDGELVELIKSLTQIKHTKVVLISGRDKETLGTWWEDVQVDLIAEHGVWMRRPGKNWQLNEKVHNDWMDMVRPVIETFCDRTPGTFIEEKNYSLAWHYRKADPELGEIRANDLSNTLKELISNHGLSVLQGNKVLEIKSSGVNKGKAAGKYLVKKKYDFIFAIGDDWTDEILYKELPDSAVTVKVGLKKTAASYFVNETKRVRSLLTHFIEVDAAQKEKAGNVKN; encoded by the coding sequence ATGAGCAAAACCATCATAATATCCAATAGACTACCATTACAAGTTTCAATAAAAAATGACAAATTAGAAGTCGTTCCCAGTGTGGGAGGATTAGCAACGGGCTTAAAATCTTTTCACAGAGACGGAAAAAGTGTGTGGATTGGATGGAGTGGACTCACCAAAGAAGAAATACCAGAAGATTTGCTTCCACAAGTGCAGGAGAAAGCCAAAGAAGAAGCTTGTATCGCCGTCAATTTTTCTGAAGAAGAAATTGAGGGATTCTATTATGGTTTCAGTAACAGGAGTATTTGGCCTTTGTTCCACTATTTTATGGAATACACTGAATGGGATTCAGAAAAATGGGAGGTTTACAAAAGCGTAAACCAGAAATATGCCGATGTTGTTATTGAAAACTATGAAGAAGGTGACCTCATTTGGGTACATGATTACCAGCTTTTATTGGTGCCTCAAATGATAAGAGATAAAGAGCCAGGTGCTACTATTGGCTTCTTTAATCACATCCCTTTTCCCTCATATGAAGTTTTTAGAACAATGCCCTGGAGAGAAGAAGTTCTTAAAGGAATGCTTGGTGCTAACTTAATAGGATTTCACACCTTTGATTATGAACGACATTTTCTAAGTGCTGTAAGCCGAATCTTAAGACACCAGATCGAGTTTAATGAAGTCTCTCTTCCCGACAGGCTGGTAAAGGTAGAATCCTTCCCAATGGGAATTGACTATGACAAATTTGAACAGGCAGCTCTTACCAATCAGGAACAAAGTGCAGAAAGAGAATCAGATCTTCAGCAAAGACTCAATCACCATCGAAATAAAGCTCCCGATTCAAAACTAATTTTGAGCATAGACAGGCTTGACTATACTAAAGGGATTGCACACAGGATACGTGCATTTGAATATTTTCTGGAAAAATATCCCCAGTACCTTGAGAATATCCGGCTGGTGATGCTCGCTGTTCCCTCACGTTCTGACGTACCTCAATATCAAATATTGAAAAAAGAAGTGGATGAGTTGGTGGGACGCATCAATGGTAAATTTGCAACTGTCAACTGGATCCCCATCTGGTACTTTTATAGATCCATGCCATTTGAGAACTTAATAGACCTTTATACAACCTGTAATATTGCCCTATTAACTCCTATACGTGACGGAATGAACCTGGTGGCAAAAGAGTACATTGCAACCCGTACTGATAAAACCGGAGTATTAATTCTAAGTGAAATGGCAGGTGCTGCTCACGAAATGAATGAGGCTTTAATAATTAATCCTAACAATTTTGAACAGATTGCCGACACCATTCATCAAGCCATTCAAATGCCTCAGGACGAGCAAATACGAAGAAATACCATCCTGCAAAAACGTCTTAAAAGATACAGTGTAGAAAAATGGGCTGCTGATTTCATGAAAGCTCTTGAAAAAACCAAGGAGACAAAACCTGCATATAAAGCCGTTCGCATCTCTGAAAATATTGAAAACAATATTCTTGAACGTTTCACAAAATCAAGAAGCAGAATATTCTACCTGGACTATGACGGCACTTTAGTGGATTTCGTAGATAAACCTGAAAACGCAAAACCTGACGGGGAGCTCGTAGAGCTAATTAAATCTTTAACACAAATAAAGCATACCAAAGTAGTTCTTATTAGTGGCAGAGACAAAGAAACCCTGGGGACCTGGTGGGAAGATGTTCAGGTAGATTTAATAGCAGAACATGGGGTCTGGATGAGGAGGCCAGGGAAAAACTGGCAGCTTAATGAAAAAGTCCATAATGACTGGATGGATATGGTGAGACCAGTTATAGAAACATTTTGTGACAGAACACCAGGTACATTTATAGAAGAAAAAAACTATTCTTTAGCCTGGCATTATCGAAAAGCCGATCCAGAATTAGGGGAAATTCGTGCAAATGACCTTTCCAACACCCTGAAAGAACTTATTTCCAATCACGGATTAAGTGTATTACAGGGAAATAAGGTTTTAGAAATAAAAAGCAGCGGAGTTAACAAAGGAAAGGCTGCAGGAAAATATTTGGTGAAAAAGAAGTACGATTTCATCTTCGCAATTGGAGATGACTGGACAGATGAAATTCTTTATAAAGAACTCCCCGATAGCGCAGTAACTGTAAAGGTAGGACTTAAAAAAACCGCAGCATCTTACTTTGTTAATGAAACAAAAAGGGTGCGAAGTCTCCTTACCCACTTTATTGAGGTAGACGCGGCACAAAAGGAAAAAGCAGGGAATGTGAAGAATTAA
- a CDS encoding universal stress protein: MKRVLLPTDFSQNAFNAIRYAIQLLWNEECTFYLLNTYTPVLYDSVFILYNSSSLSLDEIYNENSLKGLEKIEEKIRQDYNNKKHCFEKIAEFNLLNESIREIVKDQNIDMVVMGTKGATGAEQILFGTHTVHAIKRIKCPLLAIPSGFHFKLPHNILFPTDYDVNYT, encoded by the coding sequence ATGAAAAGAGTTTTATTGCCCACAGATTTTTCACAGAATGCGTTTAACGCAATACGATATGCCATACAACTTCTATGGAATGAAGAGTGTACCTTTTATCTATTGAATACTTACACTCCGGTATTATATGATTCTGTTTTCATCTTGTACAATTCCTCCAGTCTAAGCCTGGATGAGATCTACAATGAAAATTCCCTGAAAGGACTTGAAAAGATCGAAGAAAAGATAAGGCAGGACTATAATAACAAAAAGCACTGTTTTGAGAAAATTGCTGAATTTAATTTGTTAAACGAATCCATCAGGGAAATAGTAAAGGACCAAAATATAGATATGGTGGTAATGGGTACAAAGGGAGCTACGGGTGCGGAACAAATCCTCTTTGGAACCCACACAGTGCATGCTATTAAAAGAATTAAGTGCCCCCTCCTGGCTATTCCTTCAGGATTTCATTTTAAGCTTCCCCATAACATTCTTTTTCCTACAGATTATGATGTGAATTACACTTAG
- a CDS encoding M28 family metallopeptidase, with protein MIKKITLFVLPFLAAGIFTSAQAQETDERIYDIIEEVSAERLEKDIRTLANFGTRNTFSDTISNTRGIGAARRWIKSEFDNISTNCNNCLNVFYQKDLVSPKDGKRIPHEAWVVNVVAIQKGTKYPNRYIIMSGDIDSRASNTMDFETDAPGANDNATGMAGAMEAARVLSKYKFENSIIYVGLSGEEQGLFGGKGLAEYAKKNNWEIIGVLNNDMIGNIEGVDGVIDNRSFRIFSEPVPPTETEQERNMRRFYGGEVDGISRQLARYIHKTTEKYMPEMNPMMIYRLDRFGRGGHHRPFNDLGYPGVRIMEAHENYNRQHQDVRTENGVEYGDVIEGVNFDYAAKLTAVNAINLASLAWAPPAPEKVEIGGIVEASTRLKWEKVTGDIAGYKIYWRDTTAPQWQHSRFVGDVNEFTLNGIVIDNFYFGVAAVGKNGHESPVVFPSGTY; from the coding sequence ATGATCAAAAAAATTACCTTATTCGTCCTTCCATTTTTGGCTGCAGGCATTTTCACTTCAGCCCAGGCACAGGAAACAGATGAACGGATATATGATATTATAGAAGAAGTTTCAGCAGAAAGGCTTGAAAAAGACATTAGAACTCTCGCAAATTTTGGAACCAGGAATACCTTTAGCGATACCATTTCAAACACCCGCGGTATTGGTGCAGCAAGAAGATGGATCAAATCTGAATTTGACAATATCTCCACAAATTGCAATAATTGTTTAAATGTGTTTTATCAAAAAGATCTTGTAAGCCCAAAGGATGGAAAAAGAATTCCACATGAGGCGTGGGTGGTAAATGTGGTTGCAATTCAAAAGGGAACTAAATATCCAAACCGCTACATCATTATGAGTGGAGACATAGATTCCAGGGCAAGCAATACTATGGATTTTGAAACCGATGCTCCCGGAGCTAACGATAACGCGACAGGAATGGCAGGTGCTATGGAAGCCGCGCGGGTTCTTTCAAAATATAAATTTGAAAACAGCATTATTTATGTAGGTCTTTCAGGCGAAGAGCAGGGTTTATTTGGAGGAAAAGGACTGGCAGAATATGCTAAGAAAAATAACTGGGAAATTATAGGCGTCCTTAATAATGATATGATAGGTAACATTGAAGGTGTAGACGGAGTTATTGATAACAGGAGTTTCAGAATTTTTTCTGAACCTGTACCTCCTACTGAAACAGAACAAGAAAGAAACATGCGCAGATTTTATGGCGGGGAGGTCGATGGAATTTCCCGGCAACTTGCCCGTTACATACATAAGACCACAGAAAAATATATGCCGGAAATGAATCCTATGATGATCTATCGCTTGGACCGTTTTGGCCGTGGGGGGCACCACCGTCCTTTTAATGATTTGGGGTATCCCGGTGTTAGAATAATGGAAGCTCACGAAAACTACAATCGGCAGCACCAGGATGTAAGAACCGAAAATGGCGTAGAATATGGCGATGTAATCGAAGGGGTCAATTTTGACTACGCTGCTAAATTAACGGCTGTCAATGCCATTAATCTTGCGAGCCTTGCCTGGGCACCTCCTGCACCTGAAAAGGTGGAGATTGGAGGAATAGTGGAAGCCTCTACCCGTTTAAAGTGGGAAAAAGTAACTGGAGATATTGCTGGATATAAAATCTACTGGCGTGATACTACTGCTCCTCAATGGCAACATTCCAGATTTGTGGGAGATGTAAATGAGTTTACTTTAAATGGTATAGTAATAGACAATTTTTATTTTGGTGTTGCCGCGGTTGGTAAAAATGGCCATGAAAGCCCTGTAGTCTTTCCATCGGGAACATATTAG
- a CDS encoding dienelactone hydrolase family protein: MKRLYNGLMIILICYTTISCALFKTEKSGSPQIENSERTITEQLSNSPRHHEWVSLSHGNRELQAFVVYPESRKKTAAVIVIHENRGLDDWARLFADKLAAQGYLVIAPDMISNTHGKKRTTDFENPDAARDAIYDLDPAQVTEDLDAAFAYVKDDAAATGKVTVVGFCWGGSQTFRYATNNSEISSAHVFYGTAPDDASVLKEIKAPVYGYYGGDDERVNATIEKTSQQMQGAKQNLRL, encoded by the coding sequence ATGAAGAGATTATACAATGGGCTGATGATTATATTGATTTGCTACACAACGATTTCTTGTGCCCTGTTTAAAACAGAAAAATCAGGATCTCCTCAAATTGAAAATTCTGAAAGAACTATAACTGAGCAATTGTCCAATTCACCAAGACACCATGAGTGGGTAAGCTTATCTCATGGCAACCGGGAGTTACAGGCGTTTGTAGTATATCCCGAATCCAGAAAAAAAACAGCGGCTGTTATTGTAATACACGAGAATAGGGGTTTAGACGACTGGGCGAGATTATTTGCAGATAAACTTGCGGCACAAGGCTACCTGGTTATAGCACCAGATATGATCTCAAACACCCACGGAAAAAAACGCACTACAGATTTTGAAAACCCAGATGCAGCCAGAGACGCCATTTATGACCTGGATCCTGCTCAGGTCACGGAAGATCTCGATGCCGCTTTTGCTTATGTAAAAGATGATGCGGCAGCTACAGGTAAAGTTACTGTCGTGGGTTTCTGCTGGGGTGGATCGCAAACCTTTCGCTATGCAACTAATAATTCTGAAATTTCTTCGGCACATGTGTTTTATGGGACGGCTCCCGATGATGCCAGCGTCCTGAAAGAAATAAAAGCTCCCGTGTACGGTTATTATGGAGGAGACGATGAAAGAGTAAATGCAACCATTGAAAAAACTTCCCAACAAATGCAAGGCGCTAAGCAAAACCTTCGACTATAA
- a CDS encoding zinc ribbon domain-containing protein has translation MKDLPICQSCAVTLNEENKGTNRDRSINQEYCRSCFDNGKFLDPSLSLHCLEVQIMEMAKVHNDFSLEEAQQMIKLLPGLKRWKMNHL, from the coding sequence ATGAAAGATCTTCCCATTTGTCAAAGTTGTGCTGTCACTCTAAATGAGGAGAATAAAGGTACCAACCGGGACCGCAGCATTAATCAGGAATACTGCAGGTCCTGTTTTGACAATGGGAAATTTTTGGATCCCTCACTTAGCCTGCATTGCCTGGAAGTTCAAATAATGGAAATGGCAAAAGTCCATAACGATTTTTCTCTGGAGGAGGCTCAACAAATGATCAAACTTTTACCAGGCTTAAAGAGGTGGAAAATGAACCATCTTTAG
- the azu gene encoding azurin, with protein sequence MKNLSKILFVMAATVLIGCGNEKKQEENEDFTISGENTTVDAVESTLDDEDAVNSSSDSNVVEISLTANDQMQFGKNEIKVKAGQTVRLTLEHVGQMQENVMGHNFVLLKQGTNINEFGQAAAQAADNDYIPQNSDKVIAHTEIIGGGETTTIEFTAPAAGTYDFICSFPGHYALMQGKFIVE encoded by the coding sequence ATGAAAAACTTAAGTAAAATATTATTTGTGATGGCAGCCACTGTTTTAATAGGTTGTGGTAACGAGAAAAAACAGGAAGAAAACGAGGATTTTACAATTAGTGGAGAGAATACAACTGTAGACGCGGTAGAAAGCACCCTAGACGATGAAGATGCGGTTAACTCTTCTTCTGATTCCAATGTTGTTGAAATTTCTCTAACTGCTAATGATCAAATGCAGTTTGGTAAGAATGAAATAAAAGTAAAAGCTGGCCAAACTGTTAGATTGACCTTAGAGCATGTGGGTCAAATGCAGGAAAATGTGATGGGCCACAACTTTGTTCTATTAAAACAAGGTACTAATATTAACGAATTTGGTCAGGCAGCAGCTCAGGCAGCTGATAATGATTATATCCCTCAAAATTCTGATAAAGTAATAGCTCATACCGAAATAATTGGTGGAGGAGAAACTACTACAATAGAATTTACTGCACCAGCAGCCGGAACTTACGACTTCATTTGTAGCTTCCCCGGACATTATGCTTTAATGCAGGGAAAATTTATTGTGGAGTAA
- a CDS encoding alpha/beta hydrolase yields the protein MTERESAFAITERSKSSIIQHKNFESRYVDNRTVDVWIPPRFTFDKVQKYKVLYVHDGQNIFNDRSQNNSKQWGIGQTLENLISEGKVAPTIVVAIHNNGFKRFIEYMPEVPKEYTSTPQARAILKANFGVTELQSNNYLKFIVEELIPFIKTTYPISNEKKDTVIMGSSMGGLISLYAISKYPAIFGAAGCISTHW from the coding sequence ATGACAGAAAGAGAATCTGCATTTGCAATTACTGAAAGATCAAAAAGCAGCATTATACAGCATAAGAATTTTGAATCCCGGTACGTGGACAATCGTACAGTAGATGTCTGGATACCGCCACGCTTCACTTTTGATAAGGTTCAAAAATATAAAGTCCTTTATGTTCATGATGGGCAAAACATTTTTAATGATCGCTCTCAAAACAATTCTAAACAATGGGGTATTGGACAAACATTGGAAAATCTTATAAGTGAGGGAAAAGTAGCTCCCACCATTGTAGTAGCTATTCACAATAATGGTTTTAAAAGATTCATTGAATATATGCCCGAGGTACCAAAAGAATATACCTCTACTCCTCAGGCCAGGGCCATTCTAAAAGCTAATTTTGGAGTTACAGAATTACAATCTAACAATTACCTGAAATTTATAGTAGAAGAACTTATTCCATTTATTAAAACTACTTACCCTATTTCAAATGAGAAGAAGGATACAGTTATTATGGGATCGTCCATGGGCGGTCTAATATCTCTATATGCTATCTCTAAGTATCCTGCTATTTTTGGAGCCGCAGGATGTATCTCTACACATTGGTAA
- a CDS encoding YtxH domain-containing protein: MKAGKLILGILTGAAAGAAAGLLFAPKKGTETRRSLNDTTDNYLREAKSRFNEFADNLNHKVESVRSKSKATLSRSKTDQKINEAKAELHDMQS; the protein is encoded by the coding sequence ATGAAAGCAGGAAAATTAATATTAGGTATTTTGACCGGAGCTGCCGCAGGAGCTGCTGCAGGTTTGTTATTTGCACCTAAAAAAGGAACCGAAACCCGCAGATCTCTTAATGATACAACCGATAATTATTTAAGAGAAGCTAAGAGCAGATTCAATGAATTTGCCGATAACCTTAACCACAAGGTAGAATCTGTAAGAAGCAAATCTAAAGCTACTTTAAGCAGATCAAAAACCGATCAAAAAATTAATGAAGCAAAAGCAGAATTGCACGATATGCAATCATAG